The following are encoded together in the Streptomyces tsukubensis genome:
- a CDS encoding phosphoribosyltransferase family protein — protein sequence MTILARDLLLERFRWVDGHADMWPLFRDGDAFRTVVRALVAPFRDAGVTGVCGIESRGFLLGGAAALELGVGFVAVRKAGGMFPGEKLVRETKPDYRGIRHSLRIQRASLGAADQVLFVDDWIETGNQALAVRDLVSSAGAELAGCAVVVDQMQSNSKETLGRFHALVTSDELPDA from the coding sequence ATGACGATCTTGGCGCGTGATCTTCTGCTGGAGCGGTTCCGGTGGGTTGATGGCCACGCAGACATGTGGCCGCTCTTTCGGGATGGCGATGCTTTTCGCACGGTTGTTCGGGCATTGGTGGCACCGTTCCGCGACGCTGGGGTGACGGGCGTGTGCGGGATCGAGTCGCGAGGGTTCCTGCTTGGAGGGGCAGCGGCGCTGGAGCTGGGCGTGGGCTTTGTCGCCGTGCGGAAGGCCGGTGGCATGTTCCCCGGCGAGAAGCTCGTCCGGGAAACGAAGCCGGACTATCGGGGGATCCGGCACTCGCTGCGGATCCAGCGCGCGTCGCTGGGGGCAGCAGACCAGGTTCTGTTCGTGGATGACTGGATCGAGACTGGGAACCAGGCCCTAGCCGTTCGGGATCTGGTGAGCTCTGCGGGTGCGGAACTGGCTGGATGCGCCGTCGTCGTCGACCAGATGCAGTCGAACTCCAAGGAGACGCTGGGACGTTTTCATGCGCTCGTGACCAGCGACGAACTTCCGGACGCTTGA
- a CDS encoding helix-turn-helix domain-containing protein, with protein MAAKLDYHWHLRKVMADRGLFSTTDLIPLLDKRGITLSSSQVYRLVVERPERLSLKILMALLDILSCTMDDLIEPTAAASAGTATRTKKAVGAEAGVGDLRPKRARISSFERP; from the coding sequence ATGGCCGCGAAGCTCGACTACCACTGGCACTTGCGCAAGGTCATGGCCGACCGTGGGCTCTTCTCCACCACCGACCTCATCCCGCTCCTGGACAAACGGGGCATCACCCTGTCGTCCAGCCAGGTCTACCGGCTCGTCGTCGAGCGCCCCGAGCGGCTCAGCCTGAAGATCCTCATGGCCCTGCTCGACATCCTCAGCTGCACCATGGACGACCTCATCGAGCCGACCGCCGCGGCGAGTGCCGGAACCGCTACCCGAACAAAGAAGGCTGTCGGTGCCGAGGCAGGCGTCGGTGACCTGCGACCCAAGCGAGCCCGCATCAGTAGTTTCGAGCGGCCGTGA
- a CDS encoding tyrosine-type recombinase/integrase, which yields MGLQRRADLAGAAHRELVSGVAQLRPQDAMVEAMVRGWRAKQAARGLREDTVTARERLVRRFLEHTNEYPWAWTAGHVDEWSLWLTSEKHLAPSTIRSYQGSLRLFSGFLIDGRYGWSMACEDAFGTHPVAICHEWNTIAHLNDHEGRPEARPFTREEAQRFLDYADDQVDRAVRAKRKGALAACRDATLFKVIYGWGLRRTETSKLDVVDFGRNAKAPQFGRYGTLNVRYVKAKKWQPPRRRNVLSVMDWAVDAVADYVENVRPRFGCADHPALWVTERGGRVKPAEINARFVVYRDALNLPQALTVHSARHSYVTHPTEDGVDRRFLQQQVVHENDSSTAIYTHVSDDFMNTMLHKALAPALAPIPADKDR from the coding sequence GTGGGTCTACAGCGACGCGCCGACCTGGCGGGGGCAGCTCACCGGGAACTGGTCTCCGGAGTGGCCCAGTTGCGTCCGCAGGACGCGATGGTCGAAGCGATGGTGCGGGGCTGGCGGGCCAAGCAGGCCGCTCGTGGGCTCCGTGAGGACACGGTCACCGCCCGGGAACGGCTCGTACGGCGGTTTCTGGAGCACACCAACGAATACCCGTGGGCCTGGACGGCTGGCCACGTGGACGAGTGGTCCCTTTGGCTGACCAGCGAGAAGCACCTCGCGCCTTCCACGATCCGCAGCTATCAGGGCAGCCTGCGCCTGTTCAGCGGGTTCTTGATCGACGGCCGCTACGGCTGGTCGATGGCCTGCGAGGACGCCTTCGGCACTCACCCCGTGGCCATCTGCCACGAGTGGAACACCATCGCCCACCTCAACGACCACGAGGGGCGCCCCGAGGCCAGGCCGTTCACCCGCGAGGAGGCCCAGCGCTTCCTTGACTACGCCGACGATCAGGTCGATCGAGCGGTACGGGCCAAGCGCAAGGGAGCCCTCGCCGCCTGCCGAGATGCCACCCTCTTCAAGGTCATCTATGGGTGGGGCCTGCGCCGGACGGAGACGTCGAAGCTGGATGTGGTCGACTTCGGGCGGAACGCGAAGGCACCGCAGTTCGGCCGGTACGGCACCCTCAACGTCCGCTACGTCAAAGCGAAGAAGTGGCAGCCGCCGCGTCGTCGGAACGTGCTGTCGGTGATGGACTGGGCGGTGGACGCGGTCGCCGATTACGTGGAGAACGTACGGCCGCGGTTCGGCTGCGCGGATCACCCCGCCTTGTGGGTGACCGAGCGGGGCGGTCGGGTCAAGCCGGCCGAGATCAACGCCCGGTTCGTCGTCTACCGCGACGCGCTGAATCTCCCGCAGGCGCTGACCGTTCACTCCGCTCGGCACTCCTACGTCACCCACCCCACCGAGGACGGGGTTGACCGGCGGTTTCTCCAGCAGCAAGTCGTTCACGAGAACGACAGCTCCACCGCCATCTACACCCACGTCAGTGACGACTTCATGAACACCATGCTCCACAAGGCACTCGCGCCCGCGCTCGCCCCGATCCCCGCAGACAAGGACCGCTGA
- a CDS encoding GIY-YIG nuclease family protein has product MADQFSDQFRLSITEALSKQLYAALSRLEPAPLTRPNLEALAPQAEKLGLPSMAGVYQLFRQEPGKERQLAYVGKADEPLPKRLGNHLYKLSGRENISIDEMSFKCLFVEEDLSSVSPEKMLIKEHLKNGKVVWNNRGFGNNDTGRNRDRTKIKNTHFDLAFPIDLSRKVQGLSPGVQSLHSVLWDIKRGLPFLFRFKQSAVFKTQMVTVPHADMTADEAFRFIAQHLHGKWQICGLLGWVIMYDDSPSPYPSARRYYRPEGVSDQTPETKKPGKNDMDDEDEGDDSDE; this is encoded by the coding sequence ATGGCCGACCAGTTCAGCGATCAATTCCGCCTTAGCATCACGGAGGCACTTAGCAAACAGCTGTACGCCGCCCTGTCCCGCCTAGAGCCCGCGCCCCTCACGCGGCCGAACCTGGAGGCACTCGCCCCGCAAGCCGAGAAGCTCGGCCTCCCCAGCATGGCTGGGGTGTACCAACTCTTCCGCCAGGAACCCGGAAAAGAACGTCAACTCGCCTACGTCGGGAAAGCTGACGAGCCACTCCCGAAGCGCCTCGGAAACCACCTTTACAAATTGTCCGGGCGAGAAAATATCTCCATTGATGAGATGTCCTTTAAGTGCCTATTCGTCGAAGAAGACCTTTCCTCGGTTTCTCCCGAAAAAATGCTCATCAAAGAGCACCTGAAGAACGGAAAGGTCGTATGGAATAATCGCGGATTCGGAAACAACGACACCGGTCGAAATCGCGACCGAACAAAGATCAAGAACACTCATTTCGATCTAGCTTTCCCCATCGACCTATCCCGCAAAGTACAGGGTCTCTCTCCTGGGGTTCAGTCGCTGCATTCGGTACTTTGGGATATCAAGCGCGGCCTACCGTTTCTCTTCCGCTTCAAACAGTCAGCTGTTTTCAAGACGCAGATGGTCACTGTCCCCCATGCAGACATGACAGCAGACGAGGCGTTTCGATTCATCGCACAACATCTGCATGGCAAGTGGCAGATCTGTGGCTTGCTCGGATGGGTGATCATGTACGACGACAGCCCTTCGCCCTACCCCAGCGCACGACGCTACTACCGTCCCGAAGGGGTCTCAGATCAGACCCCGGAGACGAAGAAGCCTGGCAAGAACGACATGGACGACGAGGATGAGGGCGACGACTCAGACGAATGA